The Phaeobacter gallaeciensis DSM 26640 genomic sequence ATCGGGCGCGGTACTGCGACCTATGACGGGCTGTCGATCGCCTGGGCCACACTGGAACATCTGCATGAGGTCAATCGCGCCCGCGCGCTTTTTGCGACCCATTACCACGAACTCACCCAGCTCGCCGGCAAGCTGCCCGGCGTCGATAATGCCACCGTTTCCGTCAAGGAATGGGAAGGTGAGGTTATCTTTCTGCACGAGGTCAAGAAAGGCGCCGCAGATCGGTCCTACGGGGTGCAGGTCGCGCAGCTTGCCGGCCTGCCCGGATCGGTTGTTGCACGGGCTCGGGACGTTCTGGACATGCTGGAAGAGGGCAGTCGCAGTGGCGCCGGCAAGATCCACATCGACGATCTCCCCCTCTTCGCCGCAGCCCCACCGCCGCAAGCAGCAGCACCGGTCGGCCCCTCACCAGTTGAAATGCTTCTGGGCGACATCCACCCTGATGATCTGTCACCACGGGAAGCACTGGAAGCGCTTTATCGCCTGAAAGAAGCCGCGAGCTGATACAGAAAAACGGCCCCTAGGATCACCAAGGGGCCGCTTGTCATCTTTCCAAAAATACTCGCGCCGCAGGCACGGACCGCAAGGTCCGTCACTGCTGCGGTTCAGCTGGCCGGCGTCGAGGAAACACCAACCTGCGCCGGGCGCAGCAGACGGTCGTGCAGCATGAAGCCCTCGGCAGAAACCTGAATGATATCGCCGGCTTTGGTGCCTGGCACCGGGGCCTCGAACATCGCCTCATGCACCTGCGGATCGAATCTCTCACCAACTTCCGGCGCGATCACCTGCATTCCGTGCTTTTCAAACACACCAAGCAACGCACGCATGGTCAGTTCCACGCCTTCAATCAAAGCAGCGGAGACTTCGCGCTGCTCATCGCTGGCGGCTTCGATTGCACGTTTCATATTGTCGTAAACCGGCAGCATATCCCGCGCCAGTTTGGAACCGCCATATTGCTCAGCTTCGCGGCGTGCCTTATCGCCGCGCTTGCGGGCATTCTCCGCATCAGCCAGGGCCCGCATGAACCGATCTTTCAGCTCATCCCGTTCGGCCCGCAGGCTGTCAAGCTCCAGCGCTGCATCATCAAATTCTTCAGTCTGCGCAGAGAGCTCCTCTGCTTCGGCTTCTGTGATGTCGTCCAAAAAATCGTCGTTCTTGGGCTCTGCCATATTTCACCTCTAACTCCGGTCGGAAAGCAGCTTCCCGACCAGTTGCGCCGTATAGTCCACAATCGGCACGATCCGGCCGTAATTCAGGCGGGTTGGGCCAATGACACCCACCGCACCAATGATCTTTCGATCCGCGTTCATATAGGGAGACACCACCAAAGAGGAACCCGAAAGTGAAAAAAGTTTGTTCTCCGAACCGATAAAAATGCGCACACCTTCGCCATCTTCAGTCAGCTGAAGAAACTCTTCGATATCACGTTTGCGTTCCAGGTCATCAAACAGGTTCCGGATCCTGTCCAACTCCTCCGCAGCTCCGCCGTCCGACAGGAGATTCGCCCGACCACGCACGATTAGCCGCGCAGAATCGCTGCCGTCGTCTTCCCAAGCGGCCAACCCGCTTTCGATCATTTCACGGGCCAGAACGTCGATCTGCTGCTGTCGGGCCTTGATCTCTTCCTGTATGGCGCCGCGCACGTCGCCCAACGTGCGCCCCTCGATCAGCGC encodes the following:
- a CDS encoding nucleotide exchange factor GrpE; this encodes MAEPKNDDFLDDITEAEAEELSAQTEEFDDAALELDSLRAERDELKDRFMRALADAENARKRGDKARREAEQYGGSKLARDMLPVYDNMKRAIEAASDEQREVSAALIEGVELTMRALLGVFEKHGMQVIAPEVGERFDPQVHEAMFEAPVPGTKAGDIIQVSAEGFMLHDRLLRPAQVGVSSTPAS